A section of the Leucoraja erinacea ecotype New England unplaced genomic scaffold, Leri_hhj_1 Leri_423S, whole genome shotgun sequence genome encodes:
- the LOC129693776 gene encoding probable G-protein coupled receptor 139 codes for MTDLVFLLVQDVFYHSLALVGVTANLITIVILCRGSCGLAGCTVRYLVSMAGADLLVIIFCVVLNHLASLYFPYSLLLHYRVCAVNSIANAAAVDSSVWLTVAFTFDRFVAICCPRLKPHYCTKRAALVAIVAVCAVSYLRNIPRYFTYEPVRGRAPYPVCRLRNLCTTTPWAVYLWAGTVLTPMIPYVTILLLNALTVRHILVASRARKGLRGAGAGAGGKSADPEMENRRRSIVLLFAISGSFVMLWMTKVVMFVMEEMLMDMTSLVTVTQAGTMLMYLNSCSNTCIYALTQAKFREQVKLTITHPFHWLLTFITN; via the exons ATGACAGACCTGGTGTTCCTGTTGGTTCAAGATGTGTTCTACCATTCACTGGCACTTGTCGGGGTGACGG CGAATCTCATCACCATCGTGATCCTGTGCCGAGGGAGCTGCGGTCTCGCTGGCTGCACGGTCCGGTACCTGGTGTCTATGGCCGGGGCGGACCTGCTGGTCATCATCTTCTGCGTGGTCCTCAACCACCTGGCCTCGCTCTACTTCCCCTACTCCTTACTCTTGCACTACCGCGTCTGTGCCGTCAACAGCATCGCGAACGCGGCGGCCGTGGACTCGTCCGTCTGGCTCACCGTGGCTTTCACCTTCGACCGCTTCGTCGCCATTTGCTGCCCGCGTCTCAAGCCCCACTACTGCACTAAGCGGGCGGCTTTAGTGGCGATCGTCGCGGTGTGCGCCGTCAGCTACCTACGAAATATCCCGCGCTACTTCACCTACGAGCCGGTTCGCGGACGCGCCCCCTACCCGGTGTGTCGGCTCCGCAATCTCTGCACCACCACACCCTGGGCCGTCTACCTGTGGGCCGGGACGGTGTTGACGCCCATGATCCCTTACGTGACCATCCTTCTGCTCAACGCCCTGACCGTCCGTCACATCTTAGTGGCGAGCCGGGCCCGCAAGGGCTTGCGCGGCGCCGGCGCCGGAGCAGGAGGCAAATCAGCGGACCCCGAGATGGAGAACAGGAGGAGGTCCATCGTTCTTCTCTTCGCCATCTCGGGCAGCTTCGTAATGCTGTGGATGACCAAGGTGGTCATGTTTGTGATGGAGGAGATGCTGATGGACATGACTTCGCTGGTCACGGTCACCCAGGCCGGGACCATGCTGATGTATCTCAACTCTTGCAGTAACACCTGCATCTACGCCCTGACCCAGGCCAAGTTCAGGGAACAGGTGAAACTCACCATCACCCACCCTTTCCATTGGCTGCTCACGTTCATCACAAACTga